A stretch of the uncultured Desulfobacter sp. genome encodes the following:
- a CDS encoding DEAD/DEAH box helicase family protein, which yields MKLKFKKQAYQTLAVESVVDCFNGRPNTTGISYRIDPGISKSKQMEMFEDSGFKNGDIILTEQQILQNIQEAQRLQNLPQSPSLIKNKVSSLNLDVEMETGTGKTYCYIKTIFEMNKRFGWTKFIIVVPSIAIREGVYKSLEITAEHFQETYNKKAKFFIYNSKQLHNLESFSSDAGINVMIINVQAFNARGKDNRRIYEELDDFQSRRPIDVIKANRPILILDEPQKMEGAKTLASLKEFNPLFILRYSATHKTQHNKIHRLDALDAYNQKLVKKIAVRGISVKGLSGTNAYLYLEAVELSKQAPIARMEIEIKQNSGIKKTIRKIKKGDNLYDLSGELDQYKGFVISDINGITDTVEFTNGHQLQAGEATGDINEATLRRIQIREAIKAHLEKELVLYQQGIKVLTLFFIDEVAKYRVYTDAGEEGGEYAKIFEEEYQDAINELKQDMFLNEDYKKYLDAIPVGQTHNGYFSIDKKGKMVDALKAAKSERVESTDQSAYDLILKNKERLLSFKEPTRFIFSHSALREGWDNPNVFVICTLKHSDNTISRRQEVGRGLRIAVNQLGDRQDNPATVHQTNILTVVASESYKDFVSALQKDISESLSERPRVADEAYFTGKVMSVDGKAVEVTPQMAKQIYRYLVKNDYTDDNDHVAQAYLDAVKDETLAPLPDDLQPYRDQIFQLIENVYSDGKLPQIEDDRGAKTNPLNDNFEKKEFKELWSRINRKAAYSVHFDSAELIDKCIQALNKGLRVTPLQYTVQRGEQTDGISYEQVTSGNSFKVKETSTEYNTRSIHSAVKYDLIGKVAESVQLTRKTVTKILISIEKPVFAQFKTNPENFISESIRLIQEQKATVIIEHLSYDAITETHDIDIFTEGQNKQDFSKAGDPLKRHIYDYVITDSKTERTFVQELDTSSEVVVYAKLPKGFSIPTPVGNYNPDWAISFKEGTVKHVYFVAETKGSMSTMELREIEKTKIECARKFFDEINRKINPKNVTYDVVDSYGKLMDIVGVGIVNP from the coding sequence ATGAAGCTAAAATTTAAAAAGCAGGCTTATCAGACACTCGCCGTTGAATCTGTTGTGGATTGTTTTAACGGGCGGCCAAACACGACCGGCATCAGTTATCGCATTGATCCTGGTATTTCAAAATCAAAACAAATGGAAATGTTTGAAGATTCAGGCTTTAAAAATGGAGATATTATTCTCACTGAACAGCAGATTCTTCAAAATATCCAGGAGGCACAGCGTCTTCAGAATCTGCCGCAATCCCCGAGCCTGATCAAAAACAAGGTATCATCATTAAACCTTGACGTGGAGATGGAGACCGGAACAGGGAAAACCTATTGCTATATAAAAACCATTTTTGAAATGAATAAGCGTTTCGGCTGGACTAAATTTATAATTGTAGTGCCCAGCATCGCTATACGGGAAGGTGTCTATAAGTCGTTGGAGATCACGGCAGAACACTTTCAAGAAACATACAACAAGAAAGCCAAATTTTTTATTTACAACTCCAAGCAACTCCATAACCTTGAGAGCTTTTCTTCGGATGCCGGGATCAATGTGATGATCATCAATGTTCAGGCGTTTAATGCCAGGGGCAAAGATAACCGCCGAATCTATGAAGAGCTTGATGATTTTCAGAGCCGCCGCCCCATTGATGTGATTAAAGCCAATCGTCCCATCCTGATCCTGGATGAGCCCCAAAAGATGGAAGGGGCAAAAACACTGGCGTCGCTCAAGGAGTTTAATCCATTATTTATTTTGCGATACTCAGCCACCCACAAAACCCAGCACAATAAAATTCACAGGCTTGATGCCCTGGATGCATATAACCAAAAGCTGGTCAAAAAGATTGCTGTCAGAGGCATTTCCGTCAAAGGCCTTTCAGGAACCAACGCCTATCTCTACCTGGAAGCCGTTGAGTTATCCAAGCAGGCACCGATTGCCAGAATGGAAATTGAGATCAAACAGAACAGCGGAATCAAAAAAACAATCCGCAAAATTAAAAAAGGCGACAATCTATACGATCTTTCCGGCGAACTGGACCAATATAAAGGGTTTGTTATTTCTGATATCAACGGCATTACAGACACGGTTGAGTTTACAAACGGCCATCAACTACAGGCAGGAGAAGCAACCGGGGATATAAACGAGGCAACGCTTCGAAGGATTCAGATACGCGAAGCCATTAAAGCCCACCTTGAAAAAGAACTGGTTCTTTATCAGCAGGGGATCAAGGTACTCACGCTATTCTTTATTGATGAGGTTGCCAAATACCGTGTTTACACAGATGCAGGTGAAGAAGGCGGCGAATATGCCAAAATATTTGAAGAGGAATACCAAGACGCGATAAATGAACTAAAGCAGGATATGTTCCTGAACGAAGACTACAAAAAGTATCTGGACGCTATTCCGGTGGGGCAGACCCATAACGGTTATTTTTCCATAGATAAAAAAGGAAAAATGGTTGATGCGTTAAAGGCTGCAAAAAGTGAACGGGTAGAAAGTACGGACCAAAGTGCCTATGACCTGATTTTGAAAAACAAAGAGCGGCTGCTTTCATTTAAAGAACCCACCCGTTTTATCTTTTCCCATTCAGCCCTGCGTGAAGGATGGGACAACCCCAATGTATTTGTCATTTGCACCTTGAAACACAGTGACAATACTATCTCTCGCAGGCAGGAGGTTGGCCGGGGGCTTCGTATCGCAGTTAACCAGCTGGGAGACCGCCAGGATAATCCGGCAACAGTTCATCAGACAAATATTTTGACGGTCGTTGCCAGTGAAAGCTACAAGGATTTTGTTTCCGCTTTGCAAAAAGATATCAGCGAATCATTGTCTGAAAGGCCACGAGTAGCGGATGAAGCGTATTTTACAGGCAAGGTAATGAGTGTTGATGGCAAGGCTGTTGAAGTGACACCTCAAATGGCCAAGCAGATTTACAGGTATCTGGTTAAAAATGATTACACCGATGACAATGATCATGTTGCGCAGGCTTATCTTGATGCTGTGAAAGATGAGACGCTTGCACCGCTGCCTGATGATCTTCAGCCATATAGAGACCAAATATTTCAGTTAATAGAAAACGTTTACAGCGATGGTAAGCTGCCTCAAATAGAAGATGATCGTGGTGCAAAAACAAATCCGCTAAACGATAACTTTGAAAAAAAGGAGTTCAAAGAACTCTGGAGCAGAATCAATCGTAAGGCCGCCTATAGTGTACATTTTGACAGTGCGGAATTGATTGACAAGTGTATTCAGGCGCTCAATAAAGGACTGCGGGTAACACCTCTTCAATATACCGTTCAAAGAGGAGAGCAGACGGATGGTATCAGCTATGAGCAGGTGACATCCGGAAACAGCTTTAAGGTGAAAGAAACGTCCACTGAATATAACACCCGTTCGATTCATTCAGCCGTAAAATACGACTTGATCGGCAAAGTGGCAGAAAGCGTTCAGTTAACAAGAAAAACCGTCACAAAAATTCTAATAAGCATTGAAAAACCGGTATTTGCACAATTTAAAACAAATCCGGAAAATTTTATTTCCGAATCGATACGCCTGATTCAAGAACAGAAGGCCACCGTCATCATTGAACACTTAAGCTACGATGCCATAACCGAAACCCATGACATTGACATTTTTACAGAAGGACAAAACAAACAGGATTTCAGCAAAGCTGGAGATCCCCTTAAAAGACACATTTATGATTATGTCATAACCGACTCAAAAACAGAGCGAACATTTGTTCAGGAGCTTGATACCAGCTCCGAAGTAGTCGTTTATGCCAAATTGCCAAAAGGGTTTTCAATTCCCACACCGGTTGGTAACTATAACCCTGACTGGGCCATCTCTTTTAAAGAAGGCACCGTTAAGCATGTTTATTTTGTAGCGGAAACCAAAGGCTCCATGTCCACCATGGAACTTCGTGAAATTGAAAAAACAAAAATCGAATGTGCCCGCAAATTTTTTGATGAAATAAACAGGAAAATAAATCCGAAGAATGTGACATATGATGTCGTAGATAGTTATGGAAAATTAATGGATATTGTTGGCGTTGGTATTGTCAATCCATGA
- a CDS encoding RNA-binding domain-containing protein: MDNYEYLTSLVHELRKLSKEQGWLEFKHNNSNKEDIGSYLSALSNSAALLGKSTGYVVWGVDDSTHDIIGTTFNPFTQKVGNEELESWLLQRLEPKLNFRFRKFEIDNKTVVILEIPAASKHPTVFQNEKLIRIGSYRKKLKDFPEKERELWRILDKTPFESLHAQDRLQGSLVLERLDYPSYFELLKQPVPDGHQAILSVLEQDELINKNDAGEYNITNLGAILFAKDLADFPSLKRKSIRVIQYEGDNKIKTIREHVGSKGYASGFKGLIDFIMTLIPTEERLDSPIRKTVSMFPELAIRELVANALIHQDFFATGSAVMVELFASRIEISNPGEPLVSIERFLDTPPKSRNEKLASLMRRLGICEERGSGIDKVVFEIELNQLPAPIFEAPTDFTRSILFSHRKLKNLTKQDRLRACYFHACLKYIERDYMTNASLRKRFGIATKNVAMASRIINDAIQAGLICIYDETVGAKARKYIPVWARS; the protein is encoded by the coding sequence ATGGATAATTATGAATATCTTACCAGCCTTGTGCATGAACTTAGAAAGCTTTCTAAAGAGCAGGGATGGCTTGAATTTAAACACAATAATTCAAATAAAGAAGATATCGGCAGCTATTTATCGGCATTATCAAATTCAGCGGCGTTGCTTGGGAAATCCACCGGCTATGTTGTTTGGGGTGTGGATGACAGTACCCATGATATCATCGGAACAACCTTTAATCCTTTTACTCAAAAAGTTGGCAATGAAGAACTTGAAAGCTGGCTGCTTCAGCGGTTAGAACCAAAATTGAATTTCAGGTTCCGTAAATTTGAGATAGATAATAAAACTGTTGTTATTCTGGAAATACCTGCGGCTTCAAAGCATCCAACTGTTTTTCAAAATGAAAAACTGATCCGTATAGGTTCTTATCGTAAAAAATTAAAAGATTTTCCTGAAAAGGAGCGTGAGCTCTGGCGGATTCTTGATAAAACACCCTTTGAATCCTTGCATGCACAAGACAGGCTTCAAGGGAGTCTTGTGCTGGAACGACTGGATTATCCATCATATTTTGAACTGTTAAAACAACCGGTGCCAGATGGTCATCAGGCCATTTTAAGCGTATTGGAACAAGATGAGCTTATTAACAAAAATGATGCAGGAGAATACAACATCACTAATCTGGGTGCAATTTTATTTGCCAAGGACCTTGCAGACTTTCCTTCCCTGAAAAGAAAATCCATTCGTGTCATTCAGTATGAAGGTGATAATAAAATCAAAACCATTCGTGAACATGTTGGCAGTAAAGGATACGCAAGCGGGTTTAAAGGGCTGATTGATTTTATCATGACCCTTATTCCCACTGAGGAGAGGCTTGACTCACCAATTAGAAAAACAGTGAGTATGTTTCCTGAGTTGGCAATTCGTGAATTGGTTGCCAATGCATTGATTCATCAGGATTTTTTTGCAACAGGTTCCGCCGTTATGGTGGAGTTGTTTGCAAGCAGGATAGAAATCTCAAATCCAGGAGAACCTCTTGTCAGTATCGAACGTTTTCTGGATACACCGCCAAAATCAAGAAACGAAAAACTTGCTTCTCTAATGCGCAGACTCGGGATTTGTGAGGAGCGGGGTTCTGGAATAGACAAGGTGGTATTTGAAATAGAGCTTAATCAGTTGCCGGCACCAATATTTGAAGCACCAACCGATTTTACCAGGTCAATATTGTTTTCACATCGTAAACTTAAAAACCTGACAAAACAGGATCGTTTAAGAGCATGTTATTTTCACGCCTGCCTCAAATATATAGAACGGGACTATATGACAAACGCCAGTCTACGGAAACGTTTTGGAATCGCAACGAAAAATGTAGCCATGGCATCTCGCATTATAAATGACGCTATTCAAGCTGGGCTTATCTGTATCTATGATGAAACAGTAGGGGCAAAAGCCAGAAAGTATATTCCAGTATGGGCAAGGAGTTAA
- a CDS encoding site-specific DNA-methyltransferase encodes MEKLKMHSPNFVEENIAKLAALFPGCVTESTDEEGNHKKAIDFDMLRQELSTAIVEGPQERYNLNWPGKREALLTANAPIAKTFRPCQEESVDFDTTRNIFIEGDNLDALKLLQENYLSKVKMIYIDPPYNTGNDFVYDDHFAESTGDFLRRSNQEDEERNRLVANPDSNGRFHSAWLSMMYPRLKLARNLLKEDGVIFISIDDGEQANLKRICDEIFGGQNFVANSVWQKAYVANMTARHISNTHDHVLIYSKNYLKLKLGRFPRTEEQIAKFKNPDNDARGPWKAENLSAGKFYAAGQFEIITPNGLAVKPPPGRYWRCNKDTYKKWLKDGRISFGKNGEGRPMLKKYLSEVQDGLTPETWWIHSAFGSNKEASIQLKKMFDGKQFFETPKPMTLLKRIIQLCDDKQGIFLDFFAGSATTAHATIQLNSEDAGKRKFIMIQLPEICDEKSEAFKAGYKTIAEISKERIRRAGKKIKEENPTTASDLDTGFRVLKIDSSNMADVYYTPDSVEQNLLTLQTDNIKEDRTSEDLLFQVLLDWGVDLTLPITKETIEDREVLFVDSNALAACFEKDGKITEDFCKKLAEYQPLRVVFRDSGFKDDSVKINVEQIFKLMSPHTDVKTI; translated from the coding sequence ATGGAAAAATTAAAAATGCATAGCCCCAATTTTGTTGAAGAAAATATTGCAAAATTAGCAGCTCTGTTTCCTGGCTGTGTAACCGAATCAACAGATGAAGAGGGCAACCATAAAAAGGCCATTGACTTTGATATGTTACGGCAAGAATTGTCAACTGCAATTGTTGAGGGACCACAGGAGCGTTATAATCTAAATTGGCCCGGTAAACGAGAAGCCTTGTTAACAGCCAATGCCCCCATTGCCAAGACGTTTCGTCCCTGCCAGGAAGAAAGTGTGGATTTTGACACAACGAGAAATATTTTCATCGAGGGTGATAATCTGGATGCCCTTAAGCTCTTGCAAGAAAACTATCTCAGCAAGGTCAAAATGATCTATATTGATCCGCCTTACAATACGGGCAATGATTTTGTTTATGATGATCATTTTGCTGAAAGCACAGGTGACTTTCTAAGACGTTCAAATCAAGAAGACGAAGAAAGGAATCGACTTGTAGCCAATCCCGACTCTAATGGCAGGTTCCACTCGGCCTGGCTCAGCATGATGTACCCACGCCTGAAACTGGCGAGGAATCTCTTGAAGGAGGATGGAGTTATCTTCATCAGCATTGATGATGGGGAGCAGGCAAACCTAAAAAGAATATGTGATGAAATATTCGGCGGGCAGAATTTTGTTGCAAACTCAGTTTGGCAAAAAGCTTATGTTGCCAATATGACGGCAAGACACATCTCGAATACCCACGATCATGTTCTAATATATTCAAAAAATTATCTTAAGTTAAAACTGGGTCGCTTCCCACGAACAGAAGAGCAAATTGCTAAGTTTAAAAACCCTGACAACGATGCGCGAGGACCATGGAAGGCTGAAAATTTATCAGCCGGGAAATTCTATGCTGCTGGGCAATTTGAAATTATTACCCCTAATGGGTTGGCTGTTAAACCGCCGCCTGGCAGATATTGGCGATGCAACAAAGACACATACAAAAAATGGTTGAAAGATGGTCGCATATCCTTTGGAAAGAATGGTGAAGGTCGACCTATGCTGAAAAAATATTTGTCGGAAGTTCAGGATGGCTTAACGCCTGAAACATGGTGGATACACAGTGCTTTTGGCAGCAATAAAGAGGCTAGTATTCAGCTTAAAAAGATGTTTGATGGAAAGCAATTTTTTGAAACCCCCAAACCAATGACTTTACTCAAGCGAATAATTCAATTGTGTGATGACAAACAAGGCATATTTCTAGATTTTTTTGCAGGCTCAGCGACTACAGCTCATGCGACAATCCAACTTAACTCCGAAGACGCCGGAAAACGAAAATTCATCATGATCCAACTCCCGGAAATCTGTGATGAAAAATCTGAAGCGTTTAAAGCAGGCTACAAAACCATTGCCGAAATTAGCAAAGAACGAATCCGCCGGGCAGGTAAAAAAATCAAAGAGGAGAATCCAACAACCGCCTCGGACTTAGATACAGGCTTTAGAGTTCTCAAAATTGATTCCTCCAATATGGCCGATGTTTATTACACTCCGGATTCCGTTGAACAAAATCTGCTCACTCTTCAAACCGACAACATCAAAGAGGACCGCACCTCTGAAGACCTGCTTTTCCAGGTTCTGCTCGACTGGGGTGTGGACCTGACGCTACCGATTACCAAAGAGACTATTGAAGATCGCGAGGTTTTATTTGTCGATAGCAATGCCTTGGCTGCCTGTTTTGAAAAAGACGGTAAAATTACTGAAGACTTTTGTAAAAAACTCGCCGAGTATCAGCCTCTACGCGTTGTTTTCAGAGATTCCGGCTTCAAGGACGACAGTGTAAAAATAAACGTCGAACAAATTTTTAAACTCATGAGCCCGCATACCGACGTAAAGACAATTTAG
- a CDS encoding DUF4391 domain-containing protein yields the protein MSGLYKFPKAAAFGKVLAKSKIYEHAAPSSKVKGLFVKEVEKIIWAYKLSPATINLPAGSGVQEIQIFTIGLKNGELSQEVLQTIDKAIPSPIVFELVYSGKIRYTASYKRPSEADKSKWIFSSYLQSGWMNSDDPASELPVVLDMGSLYQSLLLSLSPLPFRQGEDLDSLVGRIDRLRDKEREAKKLENRIKKERQFNRRVELNRTLNDLKQNIEKLKA from the coding sequence TTGAGTGGTCTGTATAAATTCCCTAAAGCAGCTGCATTCGGTAAAGTGCTTGCCAAAAGCAAAATTTATGAGCATGCTGCGCCGAGCAGCAAGGTCAAAGGGCTTTTTGTTAAAGAGGTTGAGAAAATCATCTGGGCATATAAACTTTCTCCAGCCACAATTAACCTTCCGGCCGGCAGCGGTGTGCAGGAAATTCAAATTTTTACTATCGGTTTAAAAAACGGTGAGTTGTCGCAGGAAGTGCTTCAAACCATAGACAAAGCAATCCCTTCTCCCATCGTTTTTGAATTAGTTTACAGTGGAAAGATTAGGTATACAGCCAGCTACAAAAGGCCCAGTGAAGCTGATAAAAGCAAATGGATTTTCAGCAGTTACTTGCAATCCGGCTGGATGAACAGTGACGACCCGGCATCGGAACTTCCGGTGGTTCTTGATATGGGGTCACTTTACCAATCACTTTTATTAAGTCTGAGCCCTCTGCCTTTCAGGCAAGGAGAGGATTTAGACAGTTTGGTAGGGAGGATTGATCGTTTGCGTGATAAGGAACGGGAAGCAAAAAAATTGGAGAATCGGATAAAAAAAGAAAGACAATTCAACCGACGCGTGGAGCTGAACCGAACGTTAAATGACTTGAAACAGAACATTGAAAAATTAAAAGCCTGA
- a CDS encoding helicase-related protein, with amino-acid sequence MQILDNINTLWGDDLKNELKPGAKLKIAASCFSIYAFEALKKELEKIDSLEFIFTAPAFVPNEVTDKVSKERREFFIPKQQRERSLYGSEFEIHLKNKLTQRAIAKECADWIRRKARFYSNSTKAPMQQFACVDKVESASAYMPLQGFTAVDLGFQQGDAISNFINKFDDVPSTQTWLNLFNQIWNDTSKLKDVTDAICEHIESVYRENSPEKIYFLILYNIFNEFLEDLNEDVLPNDLTGYKDSIVWNKLFNFQRDAATGIINKLESFNGCILADSVGLGKTFTALAVIKYYELRNRSVLVLCPKKLADNWLNYNRNLKTNILVKDRFNYDVLCHTDLQRTSGESFGTPLNKINWGNYDLVVIDESHNFRNVNTYKDKETRYDKLMNSIVRDGVKTKVLMLSATPVNNRFSDLRNQLALAYEGESEKLSNKLRTGKSVEEIFRHAQTVFNAWSKLPAEERTARAILDALDFDFFELLDSVTIARSRKHIETFYDTTDIGKFPIRRNPLSFRCPLTDRRDVINFNEIYAQLSLLKLSVYAPVSYILPSRLKKYEDLYDTSVEGGKGKLRQADREKSLQSLMTTNLLKRLESSVESFRLTLGSLEKNHKQMLHKIEKFNQSGGDFSFHDLTDTLRDLEIEDDDLTGIGDFMIGGKVQVNLGDMDLQSWEHDLSVDLSIISELLDEMQKVKPKDDSKLQHLKSHIENKIKHPLNPGNKKIIIFTAYADTANYLYDNLSGDFLKFGLHTGRVTGKDAPKTTLAQFNKKRGYDFQSILTLFSPISKEKALILPEEPGEIDILVGTDCISEGQNLQDCDYLINYDIHWNPVRIIQRFGRVDRIGSPNESIQLVNYWPDISLDEYINLKERVENRMIIADVTATGDDNVLSAQSNDVSYRQEQLRRLQDEVIELEELKTGVNITDLGLNDFRMDLLNHIKNNGDLGHLPNGLHAVVAANESIGLKPGVIFTLRNRNSGVNINQHNRLHPYYLIFISDGGQVVIDHTQVKTLLDLVRTSCKGQDLPINSLCTAFNAETRDGRNMLKHSDLLGQAIRTMIEVKEDKDIDSLFSGTNTTALEDTIHGLDDFELISFLVVKEANA; translated from the coding sequence ATGCAAATATTAGATAATATAAATACGCTGTGGGGTGATGACCTCAAAAATGAACTCAAACCGGGTGCAAAATTAAAAATAGCAGCTTCATGTTTTTCAATCTATGCCTTCGAAGCTTTGAAAAAAGAACTTGAAAAAATTGATTCCCTTGAGTTTATCTTCACGGCCCCCGCATTTGTTCCCAATGAAGTGACGGACAAGGTCTCAAAAGAACGACGTGAATTTTTTATTCCCAAACAACAAAGGGAGCGTAGTCTTTATGGCAGTGAGTTTGAGATACACCTGAAGAATAAACTAACTCAAAGGGCAATTGCGAAGGAATGCGCTGACTGGATCAGACGTAAAGCGCGGTTTTATTCAAATTCAACAAAAGCGCCGATGCAACAATTTGCGTGCGTAGATAAAGTGGAATCTGCATCTGCATACATGCCTCTGCAGGGCTTCACCGCCGTTGACTTAGGTTTCCAGCAAGGTGACGCGATCTCAAATTTCATAAACAAGTTTGACGATGTACCTTCAACCCAAACATGGCTGAATCTTTTTAATCAAATCTGGAACGATACCTCCAAACTAAAGGATGTGACAGATGCGATTTGTGAGCACATTGAATCTGTTTATCGAGAGAATTCCCCAGAAAAAATCTATTTCTTAATATTGTACAACATTTTCAATGAATTCCTTGAGGATCTGAATGAGGATGTTCTGCCAAATGATTTAACCGGATATAAAGATAGCATCGTTTGGAATAAGTTGTTTAATTTTCAGCGGGATGCAGCCACAGGTATCATAAATAAACTTGAAAGCTTTAACGGTTGTATTCTCGCGGACAGCGTCGGCCTTGGAAAGACCTTCACCGCACTTGCCGTAATTAAATACTATGAACTGCGTAATAGATCTGTTTTGGTTTTATGCCCAAAAAAACTTGCCGATAACTGGCTGAATTACAATCGGAATCTCAAAACAAATATTTTGGTCAAAGATCGGTTCAATTACGATGTGCTTTGCCATACTGATTTACAGCGTACCAGTGGTGAGTCATTTGGAACACCGCTGAATAAAATCAATTGGGGCAACTATGACCTTGTTGTCATCGACGAATCTCACAACTTTAGAAACGTGAATACATATAAGGATAAAGAAACACGATATGACAAGTTGATGAACTCAATTGTTCGTGATGGTGTGAAAACAAAGGTTCTAATGCTTTCGGCCACGCCGGTTAACAACAGATTTAGTGATCTGAGAAACCAATTGGCTTTGGCTTATGAAGGAGAATCCGAAAAACTGAGCAATAAACTGCGAACCGGAAAATCCGTTGAAGAAATTTTCCGCCACGCACAGACCGTATTCAACGCCTGGTCAAAACTACCGGCAGAAGAACGAACAGCCAGGGCAATATTAGATGCCCTGGATTTTGATTTTTTTGAATTGCTTGACAGCGTTACTATTGCCCGCTCAAGAAAGCATATTGAAACTTTTTATGATACTACGGATATCGGAAAATTTCCCATAAGACGCAACCCGTTATCATTTCGCTGCCCATTAACAGATCGCCGGGATGTCATTAACTTTAACGAAATTTATGCCCAATTATCATTATTAAAATTATCTGTCTATGCCCCTGTCTCTTACATTCTGCCAAGTCGCCTAAAAAAATACGAGGATCTTTATGATACCTCAGTTGAAGGCGGCAAAGGAAAGCTGAGGCAGGCCGACCGGGAAAAAAGTTTGCAATCTTTGATGACAACCAATCTATTAAAGCGCCTCGAAAGCTCGGTTGAATCATTCCGGCTGACCCTTGGCTCCCTGGAAAAAAATCATAAACAGATGCTGCATAAAATTGAGAAGTTTAATCAATCAGGGGGGGATTTCTCATTTCACGATCTGACGGATACGTTGAGAGACCTTGAAATAGAAGATGATGATTTGACCGGCATTGGTGACTTCATGATCGGGGGTAAGGTTCAGGTGAATCTTGGGGATATGGACCTACAATCCTGGGAACATGATTTAAGCGTAGACCTTTCCATCATTTCTGAATTGCTTGATGAGATGCAAAAAGTTAAACCAAAAGATGATTCCAAACTCCAGCACCTCAAATCGCACATTGAAAACAAAATCAAACATCCGCTAAATCCTGGAAATAAAAAAATTATCATCTTTACGGCGTATGCCGATACCGCCAATTACCTCTATGACAATCTTTCAGGTGATTTTTTAAAATTCGGGTTACATACAGGCAGAGTAACGGGAAAAGATGCACCCAAAACCACTTTGGCCCAATTTAATAAAAAAAGAGGGTATGACTTCCAGTCCATTCTCACTCTTTTTTCACCGATCTCAAAAGAAAAGGCATTGATTCTTCCTGAAGAGCCTGGTGAAATCGACATCTTAGTTGGTACGGACTGTATTTCGGAAGGTCAAAATTTGCAGGACTGCGATTACCTGATCAACTACGATATTCACTGGAATCCGGTACGCATCATCCAGCGTTTTGGACGTGTGGATAGAATAGGATCACCCAATGAATCAATACAATTGGTGAATTACTGGCCGGACATTTCCCTTGATGAATACATCAACCTGAAAGAACGTGTGGAAAATCGGATGATCATTGCAGATGTCACCGCCACCGGGGATGATAATGTGCTGTCAGCACAGTCCAATGATGTAAGTTATCGACAAGAACAGCTCAGGCGCCTTCAAGACGAAGTGATTGAACTTGAGGAACTGAAAACCGGCGTAAACATAACCGACCTTGGTCTCAATGACTTCCGTATGGATCTGTTGAACCATATCAAAAACAACGGAGATTTAGGGCATCTGCCAAATGGATTACATGCGGTTGTGGCAGCCAATGAAAGCATTGGGTTAAAACCTGGTGTAATCTTCACTCTCAGAAATAGAAATTCAGGCGTCAACATAAACCAGCATAACCGGTTGCACCCGTACTATCTTATTTTCATCAGTGATGGCGGGCAGGTAGTCATTGATCATACCCAGGTAAAAACGCTTCTGGATCTGGTGCGAACCAGTTGCAAGGGCCAAGATCTGCCAATCAATTCGTTATGTACAGCATTCAACGCTGAAACCCGGGATGGAAGAAATATGCTGAAGCATTCCGACCTTCTTGGTCAGGCAATCCGAACAATGATCGAGGTCAAAGAAGACAAGGATATCGACAGTTTGTTTTCAGGAACAAATACAACGGCTTTGGAAGACACGATTCATGGCCTGGATGATTTCGAACTGATTTCTTTTTTGGTTGTGAAAGAGGCCAACGCTTGA